One genomic window of Cannabis sativa cultivar Pink pepper isolate KNU-18-1 chromosome 2, ASM2916894v1, whole genome shotgun sequence includes the following:
- the LOC115718615 gene encoding glucomannan 4-beta-mannosyltransferase 2, whose protein sequence is MAETAQKILIPETFQGGPGVGYDIASQIGLMWELIKAPLIVPLLRIGVYICLAMSLMLFMERVYMGIVIVLVKLFWPKPEKRYNYEPIQDDVELGSSNFPVVLIQIPMFNEREVYKVSIGAACGLSWPSDRLVIQVLDDSTDPVIKQMVETECQRWASKGINIRYQIRETRGGYKAGALKEGLKRSYVKHCEFVAIFDADFRPEPDYLRRAIPYLTRNPDIALVQGRWRFVNSDECLLTRMQEMSLDYHFTVEQEVGSATHAFFGFNGTAGVWRIAAINEAGGWKDRTTVEDMDLAVRASLRGWKFVYLGDLQVKSELPSTFNAFRFQQHRWSCGPANLFRKMVMEIVRNKKVKFWKKVYVIYSFFFVRKIIAHMVTFTFYCVVLPLTILVPEVKVPIWGAVYIPSVITILNSVGTPRSIHLLFYWILFENVMSMHRTKATLIGLLEAGRVNEWVVTEKLGDIVKNNAAAAAIAKKTPFKLFKKPGFKFGARLHLLELGFGVFLFLCGCYDFVHGKNNYFVYLFLQTITFFICGFGYVGTIIPSS, encoded by the exons ATGGCAGAAACAGCTCAGAAAATTCTGATCCCAGAAACGTTTCAGGGAGGACCTGGTGTTGGATATGACATTGCATCTCAAATTGGACTTATGTGGGAGCTAATTAAAGCACCATTGATAGTCCCATTGCTGAGGATTGGAGTTTACATTTGCTTAGCTATGTCTTTAATGCTTTTCATGGAGAGAGTTTATATGGGAATCGTCATCGTTTTGGTCAAACTTTTCTGGCCAAAACCAGAGAAAAGATACAACTATGAACCCATTCAAGACGACGTCGAATTGGGCTCCTCTAATTTCCCTGTCGTTTTGATCCAAATCCCCATGTTTAACGAAAgagag gtttacaaagtctccATTGGAGCTGCATGTGGGCTTTCATGGCCGTCCGATCGTCTCGTGATCCAAGTCCTCGACGATTCAACTGACCCAGTAATTAAG CAAATGGTGGAAACTGAGTGTCAAAGATGGGCTAGTAAAGGCATAAATATTAGGTACCAAATCAGAGAAACAAGAGGTGGTTATAAAGCTGGTGCTTTAAAAGAAGGTCTTAAAAGAAGCTATGTTAAACACTGTGAATTTGTAGCCAtttttgatgctgattttcgaCCGGAACCGGATTATCTCCGACGTGCTATTCCTTACTTGACTAGAAATCCCGACATTGCTCTCGTCCAAGGTCGATGGAGAtttg TGAATTCTGATGAATGCTTGTTGACAAGGATGCAAGAAATGTCATTGGATTACCATTTCACAGTTGAACAAGAAGTTGGTTCAGCCACACATGCTTTCTTTGGCTTCAATG GAACTGCTGGTGTTTGGAGAATTGCTGCGATTAACGAGGCCGGCGGGTGGAAAGACAGAACCACTGTCGAAGACATGGATCTCGCCGTTCGTGCTAGTCTTAGGGGATGGAAATTTGTCTACCTTGGTGACCTTCag GTGAAGAGTGAATTGCCTAGTACATTCAACGCTTTTCGATTCCAGCAGCATAGATGGTCATGTGGCCCAGCAAATTTGTTCAGGAAAATGGTGATGGAGATTGTCAGAAATAAG AAAGTTAAATTCTGGAAGAAAGTGTATGTTATATACAGTTTCTTCTTTGTGAGAAAGATCATAGCTCACATGGTGACTTTCACATTTTACTGTGTTGTACTTCCTTTGACTATTTTGGTTCCTGAAGTCAAAGTTCCAATCTGGGGAGCTGTCTATATCCCTTCTGTCATTACTATTCTCAACTCTGTTGGAACTCCAAG GTCAATTCACCTTTTGTTTTACTGGATTCTGTTCGAGAATGTTATGTCGATGCACCGAACAAAGGCGACTTTGATCGGTCTTTTGGAAGCCGGTAGAGTCAACGAATGGGTTGTCACCGAAAAATTAGGAGATATCGTCAAGAACAACGCTGCTGCTGCTGCTATCGCCAAGAAAACACCCTTCAAACTCTTCAAAAAACCCGGGTTCAAATTCGGTGCAAG